One stretch of Spirochaetales bacterium DNA includes these proteins:
- a CDS encoding right-handed parallel beta-helix repeat-containing protein, whose translation MKNPAVSRIIVFPVFCILFIAAPVYSQDPKPVLTVLDFETHGISKEEARLVVDHITSHIVESGKYRVIDRMEREALLKEIEWSVSDCVDTGCQLRLGRMLSASYIIVGSFGTVGDRFMITIKLIDVETGETLGTASQVYIDVNSLIEDSGLFISVFLGVGEGEKPDTAAGEGRFVTVATTEALLKAIGPDVVIRIKEGEYNLSGGYRFQNRHIKWEDNFDGLYPVIRSISNLTLIGEGNVSVVIDPAYGWVMEWKTCSNIGLENITFGHTKPGYCAGGVLRFSVCDTVSIDRCTLYGSGTIGLELDHVDNMLFDFSTIKECTYGLIYISDSAGLRFENSHFRDTGDYTLIGITGGSGKILFQSCDFSGNNGQTMFGIGPECEIVDVNGCDFNGNTSSRFADHRELLSIKECRFSGNHFGDEE comes from the coding sequence ATGAAAAATCCAGCGGTATCCCGGATTATTGTTTTTCCCGTTTTTTGCATATTATTTATCGCGGCACCTGTGTATTCACAGGATCCCAAACCGGTTCTCACCGTTTTGGATTTCGAGACACATGGCATCTCTAAAGAGGAAGCCCGTCTCGTCGTCGATCATATCACCTCCCATATTGTCGAATCCGGAAAATACCGGGTCATCGACAGGATGGAACGGGAAGCCCTGTTAAAGGAAATAGAATGGTCCGTTTCCGATTGCGTCGATACCGGCTGCCAGCTGAGGCTTGGAAGGATGCTTTCCGCAAGCTATATTATCGTCGGCAGTTTCGGGACGGTCGGCGACAGGTTTATGATCACGATCAAACTCATCGATGTCGAAACAGGGGAAACGCTCGGTACGGCCTCACAGGTATATATCGATGTCAATTCACTCATCGAAGACAGCGGTCTGTTTATTTCCGTTTTTCTCGGGGTCGGGGAGGGAGAGAAACCGGATACCGCAGCCGGAGAGGGCAGGTTCGTCACCGTTGCCACCACGGAAGCCCTGTTGAAGGCGATCGGACCGGACGTCGTTATCAGAATAAAAGAGGGAGAGTATAATCTCAGCGGGGGGTACCGGTTTCAGAACCGGCATATCAAGTGGGAAGATAATTTCGACGGACTTTATCCGGTGATCCGTTCAATTTCGAACCTCACGCTGATCGGGGAAGGAAATGTCAGCGTGGTCATCGATCCGGCATACGGGTGGGTGATGGAGTGGAAGACATGCTCGAATATCGGTCTGGAGAACATCACGTTCGGCCACACCAAACCGGGATATTGCGCCGGCGGGGTCTTGAGGTTTTCGGTCTGTGATACCGTCTCCATCGACCGGTGCACGTTATATGGAAGCGGTACCATCGGCCTCGAACTGGATCATGTTGACAATATGCTGTTCGATTTTTCGACAATAAAAGAATGCACCTACGGCCTTATATATATCTCCGATTCAGCCGGTTTAAGGTTTGAAAACTCGCACTTCAGGGATACCGGAGACTATACCCTCATCGGTATCACGGGGGGCAGCGGGAAAATTCTCTTTCAGTCGTGTGATTTTTCAGGCAATAACGGACAAACGATGTTCGGTATCGGTCCTGAATGTGAAATCGTCGACGTCAACGGCTGTGATTTCAACGGCAATACCTCCTCCCGTTTTGCCGATCACAGGGAACTGCTCTCCATCAAAGAATGCCGTTTTTCCGGCAATCACTTCGGGGATGAAGAATAG